Proteins encoded within one genomic window of Thermococcus celer Vu 13 = JCM 8558:
- a CDS encoding glycosyltransferase yields MKISVIVPTYNERENLEELFERIDRSLKGYDYEIIVVDDDSPDGTWEFAAQLSERYPVKVVRRTDEKGLSSAVIRGFEEASGDVFVVMDADLQHPPEVIPELVKAIENGADVAVASRYVPGGKVENWYWYRKLISRGAIMVGRLALPKIRNVKDPVSGFFALRRGVVEGVNLNPVGFKILMEILIKGNYRKVTEVPFTFGLRKAGESKLGTKTMLNYLKHVYRLMRWEGELDRIIKFTIVGLSGVLVNEGFLWLFVHVFGWDKILANVPATELAVLNNFTWNDLWTFRDLKRKPFWSRIVSFHIAALTGAIVQLAIYTGLVLVGMHYLVANLFGIGLSFIVRFLFNRNVTWG; encoded by the coding sequence GTGAAGATCAGCGTTATAGTTCCCACCTACAACGAGCGCGAGAACCTCGAGGAGCTCTTCGAGAGGATAGACCGATCCTTGAAAGGTTACGATTACGAGATCATAGTCGTCGACGACGATTCCCCCGATGGAACCTGGGAGTTCGCCGCTCAACTCTCGGAGAGATACCCCGTTAAGGTCGTACGGAGAACGGATGAGAAAGGGCTATCTTCAGCCGTAATCCGGGGCTTTGAGGAGGCGAGCGGGGACGTCTTCGTCGTCATGGACGCCGATCTACAGCACCCGCCCGAGGTCATCCCGGAGCTCGTAAAGGCAATCGAGAACGGCGCGGACGTCGCGGTGGCGAGCAGGTACGTGCCCGGCGGGAAGGTCGAGAACTGGTACTGGTACCGGAAGCTCATCTCCAGAGGGGCCATTATGGTAGGCCGCCTCGCGCTCCCGAAGATAAGGAACGTCAAAGACCCGGTGAGCGGCTTCTTCGCCCTCAGAAGGGGGGTCGTTGAGGGGGTTAACCTAAACCCCGTGGGCTTCAAGATCCTGATGGAGATCCTGATTAAGGGGAACTACAGGAAGGTCACGGAGGTCCCCTTCACCTTCGGACTGAGGAAGGCGGGCGAGAGCAAGCTCGGGACGAAGACCATGCTGAACTACCTCAAGCACGTCTACAGGCTCATGCGCTGGGAGGGCGAGCTCGACAGAATAATCAAGTTCACCATCGTCGGCCTCTCCGGCGTTCTCGTCAACGAGGGCTTTCTGTGGCTGTTCGTCCACGTCTTCGGGTGGGACAAGATACTGGCCAACGTCCCGGCGACCGAGCTGGCGGTGCTGAACAACTTCACCTGGAACGACCTCTGGACGTTCAGGGACCTCAAAAGGAAGCCCTTCTGGAGCAGAATCGTCAGCTTCCATATTGCAGCCCTGACTGGGGCCATCGTTCAGTTGGCGATATACACCGGTCTCGTGCTCGTGGGGATGCATTACCTCGTGGCGAACCTCTTCGGAATAGGCTTATCCTTCATAGTGCGCTTCCTCTTCAACAGGAACGTGACGTGGGGGTAG
- a CDS encoding RAD55 family ATPase: protein MYVGELLKNLDRVSTGVPGLDDLIGGGLIKGRVYLLIGPPGSGKTTFGIQFLIEGAKNDEKGLFVSLLEHPKTITQNMLRYNFGLLNYLKSKRIVFYDLGEGVFRAGRRFTWSEALDNLLSIVEGEGIKRVVIDSFTSLEHSVLDPDYKRIALGRFVRKLHDMGVTCLMTVEMMSSERYTDEYYLADGVIVLHHFMRDYRMIRALQVLKMHGVAHDTNLKKIRFTDEGLRVYPEAPF, encoded by the coding sequence ATGTACGTGGGAGAACTCCTGAAGAACCTTGACAGGGTGTCAACCGGGGTTCCTGGTCTTGACGATCTCATCGGTGGAGGGCTCATAAAAGGAAGGGTCTACCTTCTAATCGGTCCCCCTGGGAGCGGGAAGACGACCTTTGGAATACAGTTCCTGATCGAGGGGGCCAAAAACGACGAGAAAGGGCTGTTTGTATCCCTCCTCGAGCATCCAAAAACGATAACCCAGAACATGCTGAGGTATAACTTCGGTCTCTTAAACTACCTCAAATCAAAGAGGATAGTCTTCTACGACCTTGGGGAGGGCGTCTTCAGGGCCGGAAGGAGGTTCACCTGGAGCGAGGCCCTTGACAACCTCCTCAGTATAGTGGAGGGGGAGGGCATCAAAAGGGTGGTCATAGACTCCTTCACCTCGCTGGAGCATTCGGTCCTCGATCCGGACTACAAGAGGATAGCCCTTGGCAGATTCGTGCGAAAGCTCCACGATATGGGGGTCACCTGCCTCATGACGGTGGAGATGATGAGCTCCGAGAGGTACACGGATGAGTACTACCTCGCTGACGGTGTGATAGTCCTCCACCACTTCATGAGGGACTACAGGATGATAAGAGCCCTGCAGGTTCTGAAGATGCACGGTGTCGCCCACGATACCAACCTCAAGAAGATCCGCTTCACGGACGAGGGGCTCAGGGTCTACCCGGAGGCACCTTTCTGA